A part of bacterium genomic DNA contains:
- the rplU gene encoding 50S ribosomal protein L21: MYAIVRVSGFQYLVKEGDIVTVPHMESEPGAAIPLEVLFLRTNDKAILGNPTVPDAKVDAEVVGHIRARKITNFKFTRRSNYRRKQGHRQQLTRVKITGISAG, translated from the coding sequence ATGTACGCAATCGTAAGAGTCTCAGGCTTCCAGTACCTGGTCAAAGAGGGGGACATTGTGACCGTCCCCCACATGGAGTCCGAACCTGGAGCCGCAATTCCGCTTGAAGTTCTATTTCTGCGAACCAACGACAAGGCAATCCTTGGCAATCCGACGGTCCCCGACGCCAAGGTCGACGCCGAAGTAGTCGGCCATATTCGCGCCCGCAAGATCACCAACTTCAAGTTCACCAGGCGCAGCAACTACCGGCGCAAGCAGGGGCATCGTCAGCAACTGACCCGGGTCAAGATCACCGGAATCAGTGCCGGCTAG
- a CDS encoding GNAT family N-acetyltransferase → MRPEELEACCALGGTGWLTGVVRRSWKEGASSPELAFVAEQDKMPVGRVFFHRRSSPAELAMFGTHISAAVDFFATGRALLGTALAQLKDKGVIGIDYAIYDIYDPDPALYQALVEAVGFRQFQEKRRYVWQDSGAPMRVQVRLRFRTMPEAGEYSFEQAIGQVTVGTLDRADRARLKKYGAAETARWYMQVLKEGSFEPNDWLLGYLDDGRLCGLVVPRRLDDNEGTINYIGVAPELRGSGYGFDLLMKGTAILRAKGFKTVVAETDSENLPFYKELERAKYRHQGTLRCFCYKLA, encoded by the coding sequence ATGCGTCCTGAGGAACTGGAGGCTTGCTGCGCTCTGGGCGGCACCGGCTGGCTGACCGGCGTCGTGAGGCGCTCATGGAAAGAGGGCGCGAGCTCACCGGAACTCGCTTTCGTGGCCGAGCAAGACAAGATGCCGGTCGGCCGCGTGTTCTTTCATCGCCGCTCGTCGCCGGCTGAACTGGCGATGTTCGGAACGCACATAAGCGCCGCGGTTGACTTCTTCGCGACGGGCAGAGCCCTGCTGGGCACGGCTCTGGCTCAGCTCAAGGACAAGGGCGTGATCGGGATCGACTACGCCATCTACGACATCTACGACCCGGACCCGGCGCTGTATCAGGCGCTCGTCGAGGCGGTCGGCTTCAGACAGTTTCAGGAGAAGAGGCGCTACGTATGGCAGGACTCCGGGGCTCCGATGCGGGTTCAGGTGAGGCTTCGGTTCCGGACGATGCCCGAAGCTGGCGAGTACTCGTTTGAGCAGGCAATCGGGCAGGTCACGGTCGGTACCCTCGACCGAGCGGACCGGGCACGACTCAAGAAGTACGGCGCGGCCGAGACAGCCCGCTGGTACATGCAAGTTCTCAAGGAAGGAAGCTTCGAGCCGAATGACTGGCTGCTCGGCTATCTTGACGATGGGAGACTCTGCGGCCTCGTGGTGCCCAGGCGGCTCGACGACAACGAGGGGACGATTAACTACATCGGAGTGGCGCCGGAGCTGCGGGGCTCAGGCTATGGGTTCGACCTGCTCATGAAGGGTACAGCTATTCTGCGGGCGAAGGGCTTCAAGACGGTCGTGGCCGAAACTGACTCGGAGAATCTGCCGTTCTACAAGGAGCTCGAGCGCGCCAAGTACAGACATCAGGGCACGCTTCGGTGCTTTTGCTACAAGCTGGCGTGA
- the secG gene encoding preprotein translocase subunit SecG, which yields MYGILIFFHLLVSVVMVLVVLVQQPQKGGMASIMGGSGDSMFGGGGAAPFMAKLTTGLAIAFMLTSLGLVLVGARLGRVPPATRSTSAQQPMPSQPIPSQQLPTQPLPTQPSPVQPSPTGGR from the coding sequence ATGTACGGTATTCTGATATTCTTCCACCTGCTGGTCTCGGTCGTCATGGTGCTGGTCGTACTCGTCCAGCAGCCCCAGAAAGGCGGGATGGCGTCGATCATGGGTGGAAGCGGCGACAGCATGTTCGGCGGCGGCGGCGCCGCGCCGTTCATGGCCAAACTGACGACGGGCCTGGCGATTGCCTTCATGCTTACGTCGCTCGGCCTGGTCCTGGTCGGGGCGAGGCTTGGTCGCGTGCCGCCGGCCACGCGATCGACGTCGGCGCAGCAACCGATGCCGTCGCAACCGATCCCGTCGCAGCAATTGCCGACGCAACCGCTGCCGACGCAGCCTTCTCCAGTTCAACCCAGCCCGACAGGAGGCAGGTGA
- a CDS encoding Ni/Fe hydrogenase subunit alpha: MSTRITIDPITRLEGHGKVEIFLDAQGEVENAYLQVPELRGFEQFCVGRKAEDMPQLTSRICGVCPVAHHYAGVKALDEAFGVKPTETALKLRELIYHGYYIYDHILHFYFLGGPDFVVGPDAPKAKRNILGVIEKVGVDTAKEVIKHRAYGQRITEILGGKPTHPVSGVPGGQTKALSEEGRKEIETMAKSCVEFAKFTLQLFEDVVLKNPAYMALITNPKLGHAVYNMGMVDEKNRVSFYDGKVRVTDQQGKEFVKFEGHDYLQHIAEHVLDWSYVKATYLKAIGYKGLVDGPDSGLYRVGPLGRLNAADGMSTPLADAAYQKLFATFGAKPVNSTLAYHWARLVELLYASERALQLATDPGITGTDIRNMKFDMKPEGVGVVEAARGTLYHHYRLTEDRMIEKVNLIVATTNNKGPICMSVREAAKELIHKGKVDDGLLNTVEMFFRAYDPCFGCASHVLGRPTVVIDVLSHDGELVRQLAG; encoded by the coding sequence GTGAGCACGCGGATTACGATTGACCCGATTACCAGGCTTGAGGGACACGGCAAGGTCGAGATCTTCCTTGACGCGCAGGGCGAGGTCGAGAATGCCTACCTGCAGGTGCCGGAGCTCCGCGGGTTCGAGCAGTTCTGCGTGGGCCGCAAGGCCGAGGACATGCCCCAGCTTACGAGCCGCATCTGCGGCGTCTGCCCGGTTGCGCACCACTACGCCGGGGTCAAGGCGCTCGATGAGGCTTTCGGGGTCAAGCCGACCGAGACCGCGCTGAAGCTACGCGAGCTGATCTACCACGGCTACTACATCTATGACCACATCCTGCACTTCTACTTTCTCGGTGGGCCGGACTTCGTGGTCGGGCCGGACGCGCCCAAGGCGAAGCGGAACATCCTCGGTGTCATCGAGAAAGTGGGCGTGGATACGGCCAAGGAGGTCATCAAGCATCGGGCCTATGGTCAGCGGATTACCGAGATCCTTGGCGGCAAGCCGACGCACCCGGTGAGCGGCGTACCCGGCGGCCAGACCAAGGCGCTGAGTGAAGAGGGCCGCAAAGAGATTGAGACGATGGCGAAGTCCTGCGTGGAATTCGCCAAGTTCACCCTGCAGTTGTTCGAGGACGTCGTGCTGAAGAACCCGGCCTACATGGCGCTGATAACCAATCCGAAGCTGGGCCATGCGGTGTACAACATGGGCATGGTGGACGAGAAGAACCGGGTGAGTTTCTATGACGGCAAGGTCCGGGTCACGGACCAGCAGGGCAAGGAGTTCGTCAAGTTCGAGGGCCACGACTACCTGCAGCACATTGCCGAGCACGTGCTCGACTGGAGCTACGTCAAGGCAACCTACCTCAAGGCAATCGGCTACAAGGGTCTGGTTGACGGTCCCGACTCTGGTCTTTACCGGGTCGGGCCGCTCGGCAGGCTCAATGCCGCCGACGGAATGTCGACCCCGTTGGCCGATGCGGCGTACCAGAAGCTATTCGCTACGTTCGGCGCGAAGCCAGTCAACTCCACGCTTGCCTATCACTGGGCAAGGTTGGTTGAGCTGCTCTACGCCTCGGAGCGGGCACTGCAACTGGCGACCGACCCGGGGATCACCGGGACCGATATCCGGAACATGAAGTTCGACATGAAGCCGGAGGGCGTCGGCGTTGTCGAGGCGGCTCGTGGTACGCTCTACCATCACTACCGTCTGACCGAGGACCGGATGATTGAGAAGGTGAACCTGATTGTCGCGACCACGAACAACAAGGGCCCCATCTGCATGTCCGTGCGGGAGGCGGCCAAAGAGCTGATCCACAAAGGCAAGGTCGATGACGGGCTGCTGAACACGGTCGAGATGTTCTTCCGAGCCTACGACCCATGCTTCGGGTGTGCCTCTCACGTGCTGGGCAGACCCACGGTCGTAATCGACGTCCTGAGCCACGACGGTGAGCTGGTCCGGCAACTGGCCGGCTAG
- a CDS encoding phosphoglycerate kinase: MKKLTVRDIDVRDKRVFLRVDFNVPMTEDMRIRDLARIVAALPTLQYLLDHGAGVILASHLGKAKGKPDPLFSLHPVLPVVSQLVGSPVTYAPVYTGDNAAKVRKRAVPGTVTLLENLRFHPGETANDPSFARELASLADVYVNDAFGAAHRAHASTVGAASFFKQPAAGLLMETEVDFLTRILEHPARPYVAVIGGSKVSDKAGVIKNLLPRIDHVILGGGAAFNFIKARGVAIGKSLWEPDLAEQVRPLAGDPKLVLPTDVVAASTIDAGAEARTVAVDKIPADQMGLDIGPESSRRFADVLNAAKTVVWAGPMGVFERDAFAEGTRAVAQAVAEATDRGACTVAGGGDTGAALTKFGYALKMSHVSTGGGASLEFLEGKALPGVAALADR; encoded by the coding sequence ATGAAGAAGCTGACGGTCCGGGATATCGACGTGCGGGACAAGCGGGTGTTCCTGCGCGTCGACTTCAACGTGCCGATGACCGAGGACATGCGGATTCGTGACCTCGCTCGAATCGTGGCCGCCCTGCCGACCCTGCAGTACCTGCTCGACCACGGCGCGGGCGTGATTCTCGCCTCGCATCTGGGCAAGGCGAAGGGCAAGCCCGACCCGCTCTTTTCGCTCCACCCGGTCCTGCCGGTCGTATCTCAGCTCGTCGGCAGCCCGGTGACCTACGCGCCGGTCTACACCGGCGACAATGCCGCCAAGGTTCGGAAACGAGCGGTGCCGGGCACGGTCACGCTGCTTGAGAACCTCCGGTTCCATCCGGGCGAGACCGCGAACGACCCATCGTTCGCGCGCGAGCTTGCCTCGCTGGCCGACGTCTACGTCAACGACGCTTTCGGCGCGGCCCACCGCGCCCACGCTTCCACGGTCGGAGCCGCTTCGTTCTTCAAGCAGCCGGCCGCCGGACTGCTGATGGAGACCGAGGTCGACTTCCTCACCCGGATTCTCGAACACCCGGCCCGGCCGTACGTAGCCGTCATCGGCGGCTCCAAGGTATCGGACAAGGCCGGTGTCATCAAGAACCTGCTGCCGCGGATTGACCACGTGATACTCGGCGGAGGCGCGGCTTTCAACTTCATCAAGGCGCGTGGCGTGGCAATCGGGAAGTCGCTCTGGGAGCCTGACCTGGCCGAGCAGGTGCGGCCGCTCGCCGGGGACCCGAAGCTCGTGCTGCCGACCGATGTCGTCGCGGCCTCAACCATCGATGCCGGCGCCGAGGCCAGGACCGTGGCCGTCGACAAGATTCCCGCCGACCAGATGGGACTGGACATAGGACCGGAATCGAGCCGGCGGTTCGCCGACGTGCTCAATGCTGCCAAGACCGTTGTCTGGGCCGGTCCGATGGGTGTGTTTGAACGCGACGCGTTCGCCGAAGGTACGCGGGCCGTGGCGCAGGCTGTCGCCGAGGCCACCGACCGTGGAGCGTGCACGGTGGCTGGCGGCGGCGATACCGGCGCGGCTCTGACGAAGTTCGGTTACGCTTTGAAGATGAGCCACGTCTCGACCGGGGGCGGCGCGTCCCTGGAGTTCCTCGAAGGCAAGGCGCTGCCCGGCGTCGCGGCATTGGCGGACCGGTAA
- a CDS encoding tetratricopeptide repeat protein: MIAVLAGLVVAAAAFAVGWLLGKRTAESRANGLERRLVLLEDEAGRKYRERLASMRRRLGFVYLNGLPAATDPEVSDLFEAGARYAGQAEWDKAGERWTKALAKAAPAEVVALHHLCGICRLLLNQPDKATVEFETALAESRKAGDKAGTAASLLALGLAVVEQGATQKADGYLDDCLHMSQKLGLGELEALAAARLAELAEAQKQHDRALVFHRQALHAMQAAGDRVGAVREYGAAGEALYKQGELDKARAAHEDGLLLARQSHDRIGEAERLAAIGVINRVQGDGAHALDVMERAMRIYEELHQLKPTARLLHELALIHEQLAEPDAAQEYYERSLAVAREVGERSLQARNLEQLAEHCLSHGAFEQGLALFEDAERIDREGSRKRDLCHDLTGVGRALIRLGRAMEANKPLLEALALSRELADQKAEMWVSLYLGKSQGAAGQPVEALGSLEQTQVLARKIGQHDVLAAAVAEAAQVHAGQQDWSSAVAAAESAADLHQKLDDKLAQARDQVEVGVALRHLSRLDEAKARLDDALRLARESGNTEVEARSLFEAAAVNLALGNSSLARDNLQRSLQLREADGDLRGQAESLLGLGRLLAETGEHEAARSRLDQAARLYVKLDDRERAAEASRALSSLPGSGAGVQIIGQ; this comes from the coding sequence GTGATTGCCGTGCTGGCCGGGCTGGTTGTGGCCGCAGCAGCCTTCGCGGTCGGATGGCTGTTGGGCAAGCGTACGGCTGAATCACGCGCGAACGGGTTGGAGCGGAGGCTGGTCCTGCTTGAAGACGAGGCAGGACGCAAGTACCGCGAACGGCTGGCGTCGATGCGACGCCGGCTGGGTTTCGTCTATTTGAACGGGTTACCTGCGGCAACCGATCCGGAGGTCTCGGACTTGTTCGAGGCCGGAGCGAGGTATGCCGGGCAGGCTGAGTGGGACAAAGCCGGAGAGCGCTGGACCAAGGCTCTGGCCAAGGCCGCGCCGGCTGAGGTCGTGGCGCTGCACCATCTCTGTGGTATCTGCCGGCTGCTCTTGAATCAGCCCGACAAGGCCACGGTTGAGTTCGAGACGGCGCTGGCTGAAAGCCGGAAGGCTGGTGACAAAGCCGGCACTGCGGCCAGCTTGCTGGCGCTTGGTCTGGCGGTGGTCGAACAAGGCGCGACGCAGAAGGCCGACGGCTATCTCGACGACTGTTTGCACATGAGCCAGAAGCTGGGGCTCGGCGAGCTGGAAGCGTTGGCGGCAGCGAGATTGGCTGAGCTGGCCGAGGCGCAGAAGCAGCATGATCGGGCATTGGTGTTTCACCGTCAGGCGTTGCATGCCATGCAAGCTGCCGGTGACCGAGTCGGTGCGGTCCGTGAGTACGGTGCGGCCGGCGAAGCGCTGTACAAGCAGGGCGAGCTGGACAAGGCACGGGCCGCGCACGAAGACGGTTTGCTGCTCGCACGGCAGTCGCACGACCGCATCGGTGAGGCCGAACGGCTCGCGGCCATCGGCGTCATCAATCGGGTCCAGGGCGACGGGGCTCACGCACTCGACGTGATGGAGCGGGCCATGCGTATCTACGAGGAGCTGCATCAGTTGAAGCCGACGGCGCGACTGCTCCATGAGTTGGCGCTTATCCACGAGCAACTTGCCGAGCCGGACGCGGCTCAGGAGTACTATGAGCGCTCGCTCGCGGTTGCGCGCGAGGTAGGGGAGCGTTCGCTGCAGGCGCGCAATCTGGAACAGCTGGCCGAGCATTGCCTGTCCCATGGGGCGTTTGAGCAGGGGCTGGCCCTGTTCGAGGACGCGGAGAGAATCGACCGCGAGGGTTCGAGGAAGCGCGACCTGTGCCATGACCTGACCGGAGTGGGGCGGGCGCTTATCCGCCTGGGGCGCGCAATGGAAGCCAACAAGCCGCTGCTTGAGGCGCTGGCCCTGAGCCGCGAACTGGCCGACCAGAAGGCAGAGATGTGGGTGTCGCTCTACCTTGGCAAGTCCCAGGGCGCGGCCGGGCAGCCGGTCGAAGCACTTGGGAGCCTGGAGCAGACACAGGTTCTGGCTCGTAAGATAGGGCAGCACGACGTCCTGGCGGCAGCCGTTGCCGAGGCCGCACAGGTTCATGCCGGACAGCAAGACTGGAGCAGCGCGGTGGCTGCGGCTGAGTCCGCGGCCGATTTGCACCAGAAGCTCGATGACAAGCTCGCTCAGGCGCGAGACCAGGTGGAAGTTGGCGTGGCTCTCAGACACCTGTCACGGCTGGACGAGGCCAAGGCCAGGCTCGACGACGCGCTTCGGCTGGCACGCGAGAGTGGCAATACCGAGGTCGAGGCCCGGTCACTGTTTGAGGCGGCAGCGGTGAATCTCGCACTGGGCAACAGCAGTCTTGCTCGCGACAACCTGCAGCGTTCGCTGCAGTTGCGGGAGGCCGACGGCGACCTGCGCGGTCAGGCCGAAAGCCTCCTGGGGCTAGGACGTTTGCTGGCCGAGACCGGGGAGCATGAAGCCGCACGGTCTCGGCTGGACCAGGCGGCGCGACTGTACGTCAAGCTCGATGACCGGGAGCGGGCGGCCGAGGCGAGCCGTGCGCTGTCGAGTCTGCCCGGGTCGGGTGCCGGCGTCCAGATCATCGGGCAATGA
- a CDS encoding glycosyltransferase family 2 protein — MSPDLTIVFINYNSARLLVRALATLRDAEPRLRVETLVVDNGSRDRGDLVEVCRRHGARLLLLGRNAGYGAAFNRGYRHATGRYVAVANPDVAFSTPAMTGLVAFMDEHPDAGAVSPQLEYPDGTPQPSARRLPRLRYLLAGRRSPLARILPRYAPARDFLYADAHLAKEPVPVEAVIGTLVTFRRAALDQVSGFDERFFMYAEDMDICRRLGQSGWGVYLDPRVTVEHFYGGVRRRFQQFGDYQRLKALMRYFTNGRAWPGRLALRFAFAAYLVISEAGWFVGLREFEYSWQSAVRRA, encoded by the coding sequence ATGTCCCCGGACCTGACCATTGTCTTCATCAACTACAACTCAGCCCGACTTCTGGTCCGAGCGCTGGCCACGCTCCGTGACGCCGAGCCGCGACTGCGGGTCGAGACGCTGGTCGTCGATAATGGTTCTCGCGACCGTGGTGACCTGGTCGAGGTCTGTCGCCGGCACGGAGCGAGGCTTCTCCTGCTGGGGCGAAACGCCGGGTATGGCGCGGCGTTCAATCGAGGATACAGACATGCCACCGGCCGGTATGTGGCAGTGGCCAATCCCGACGTGGCTTTCTCGACGCCGGCAATGACCGGCCTGGTGGCGTTCATGGATGAGCACCCGGACGCGGGCGCCGTGTCGCCGCAGCTTGAGTACCCGGACGGTACTCCCCAGCCGTCAGCCCGGCGGCTACCGAGATTGCGCTACCTGCTCGCGGGCCGGCGCTCACCACTCGCGCGAATCCTGCCGCGCTACGCCCCGGCGCGCGACTTTCTATACGCGGACGCCCACCTGGCCAAGGAGCCGGTTCCGGTAGAGGCGGTCATTGGCACACTGGTTACGTTCCGGCGTGCGGCCCTGGACCAGGTGTCGGGCTTCGATGAGAGGTTCTTCATGTACGCTGAGGACATGGACATCTGCCGCCGACTCGGCCAGTCGGGATGGGGCGTGTATCTAGACCCTCGCGTGACGGTTGAGCACTTCTACGGCGGCGTGAGGCGCCGGTTCCAGCAGTTCGGCGACTATCAGCGACTGAAGGCCCTGATGCGCTACTTCACCAATGGCCGGGCCTGGCCTGGCAGGCTGGCACTGCGGTTCGCCTTTGCCGCCTACCTCGTCATTTCCGAGGCAGGCTGGTTCGTCGGCCTGAGGGAGTTCGAGTACTCCTGGCAGTCGGCTGTGCGTCGAGCATGA
- the gap gene encoding type I glyceraldehyde-3-phosphate dehydrogenase — translation MSVKLAVNGFGRIGRLVTRIASRNPQVEVVGINDVTDAATLAHLLKYDSVHGQFPDVKVDGESIVIAGRKVLVNNAKKNPDLPWEKLGVEYVIESTGLFTEYDKAAMHLKFGAKKVIISAPPKGDKPIKSLVMGVNHTTYDPKVDHIVSNASCTTNCVVPAAKVIHENFKIQRAYMTTIHAYTNDQALLDQPHKDLRRARAGAVSMIPTSTGAAKLIAVIFPELKGKIDGVAIRVPTPDVSIVDLACTVEKSTTKDEVNAAFKAASEGPLKGILQYIDEPIVSIDLVGNPHSCMIDSKLSAVVDGTLVKVFAWYDNEFGYANRLVDLVGYMASRA, via the coding sequence ATGTCCGTCAAACTCGCAGTCAATGGTTTCGGCAGGATCGGTCGGCTGGTCACGAGAATCGCGTCCCGCAATCCGCAAGTCGAGGTCGTCGGAATCAACGACGTCACTGATGCCGCGACTCTTGCGCACCTGTTGAAGTACGACTCGGTCCACGGCCAGTTTCCCGACGTGAAGGTTGACGGCGAGTCCATCGTCATCGCCGGACGCAAGGTGCTCGTCAACAATGCGAAGAAGAACCCGGACCTGCCTTGGGAGAAACTCGGCGTCGAATACGTCATCGAGTCCACGGGCCTGTTCACGGAGTACGACAAGGCGGCCATGCACCTGAAGTTCGGTGCGAAAAAGGTCATCATTTCTGCCCCGCCCAAGGGCGACAAGCCCATCAAGTCGCTGGTGATGGGCGTGAATCACACGACTTACGACCCCAAGGTCGACCACATCGTCTCCAACGCCTCCTGCACGACCAACTGCGTCGTTCCCGCGGCCAAGGTTATTCACGAGAACTTCAAGATTCAGCGCGCCTACATGACAACAATTCACGCCTACACCAACGACCAGGCGTTGCTCGACCAGCCGCACAAGGACCTGCGGCGCGCCCGGGCCGGTGCCGTGTCGATGATTCCGACCTCTACGGGTGCGGCCAAGCTCATCGCCGTGATTTTCCCGGAGCTGAAGGGCAAGATTGACGGTGTCGCCATCCGCGTGCCCACGCCCGACGTTTCGATAGTCGACCTCGCCTGCACCGTGGAGAAGAGCACCACTAAGGATGAGGTCAACGCCGCGTTCAAGGCCGCTTCCGAGGGACCGCTCAAGGGCATCCTGCAGTACATCGATGAGCCAATCGTTTCCATCGACCTCGTGGGCAACCCGCACTCGTGCATGATTGACTCGAAGCTGTCCGCGGTCGTCGACGGCACGCTGGTCAAGGTATTCGCGTGGTACGACAACGAGTTCGGCTACGCCAACCGGCTCGTCGACCTTGTCGGCTACATGGCCTCGCGGGCATAG
- the tpiA gene encoding triose-phosphate isomerase, which yields MARIPLVAGNWKMYKGPAAARAFVQELLKSVMAGPAQQGPTPEVAVFPPSASLPAVAEVLKGTPISYGGQNSHWETSGAFTGETSPAFLAELGCRYVLVGHSERRALFGETDDNCRKKLIAAIAAGVEPVLCCGETLAERESGRTLEVIERQLRVPLADRQPAERFTIAYEPVWAIGTGRTATPAQAEEAHRFIRDWLTRNLSAEVGEQTRLLYGGSVKPDNFGELLKQPDVDGALVGGASLEIASFIKLVGSAMSYLTGLI from the coding sequence ATGGCTCGCATCCCGCTGGTTGCCGGCAATTGGAAAATGTACAAGGGCCCGGCTGCGGCCCGGGCTTTTGTGCAGGAGCTGCTCAAGTCGGTCATGGCTGGACCTGCCCAGCAGGGGCCGACCCCGGAAGTCGCAGTCTTTCCGCCGTCTGCGTCCCTGCCCGCAGTTGCGGAAGTCCTCAAGGGGACGCCCATCTCCTATGGTGGCCAGAACTCCCACTGGGAAACAAGTGGAGCATTCACGGGCGAGACCTCGCCTGCCTTCCTCGCCGAGCTGGGCTGCCGCTACGTGCTGGTCGGGCACTCTGAACGGCGCGCCTTGTTCGGCGAGACCGACGACAACTGCCGCAAGAAGCTGATTGCCGCCATCGCGGCGGGCGTCGAGCCGGTACTCTGTTGCGGTGAGACTCTGGCCGAGCGGGAGTCCGGTCGCACCCTCGAGGTCATCGAGCGCCAGCTGCGCGTCCCCCTTGCCGATCGGCAACCGGCGGAACGGTTCACCATTGCCTATGAGCCGGTCTGGGCCATCGGCACCGGCCGCACCGCGACTCCGGCTCAGGCCGAGGAGGCCCACCGCTTCATCCGCGACTGGCTCACGCGCAACCTCTCGGCCGAGGTCGGCGAACAGACCCGGCTGCTCTATGGCGGCAGCGTCAAGCCTGACAACTTCGGAGAACTGCTCAAACAGCCCGACGTTGACGGTGCGCTGGTGGGCGGTGCAAGCCTCGAAATCGCCTCATTCATCAAGTTGGTCGGTTCCGCAATGTCTTACTTGACCGGCCTGATTTGA
- a CDS encoding oxidoreductase: MPDKLKFGFYWAASCGGCEIAVLDTNEKILDVIAGADILLWPVAMDTKYADVKAMPDRHMDVCFFNGSIRNSEQEELAHLLRKKSKVLVAFGSCAHHGCIPGLANLSGREQILKHVYTEEPSVVNPDGTKPLVKGHVPEGDVTLPEFYDRVSPLNRVVDVDYYLPGCPPAVSGILNAVTAIFEGNLPAKGSILGPAKALCDECDRNKHVAKKMPDVKRMWEVQADPGVCFLEQGIVCMGPATRGGCGQRCINGNWPCTGCMGPTPEVGDQGGKMISALSSVLRIDDEKDITGPETEKLLAKVKDPVGTFYMYGLADATISDRRHK, translated from the coding sequence TTGCCGGATAAACTGAAGTTCGGTTTCTATTGGGCAGCCTCGTGCGGAGGCTGCGAGATCGCCGTTCTGGACACTAACGAGAAGATCCTGGATGTGATTGCCGGCGCCGACATCCTGCTTTGGCCAGTGGCCATGGACACGAAGTACGCGGACGTGAAAGCCATGCCGGACCGTCACATGGACGTCTGTTTCTTCAACGGGTCAATCCGGAACTCGGAGCAGGAGGAGCTTGCCCACCTGCTGCGGAAGAAGTCCAAGGTGCTGGTCGCGTTCGGTTCGTGCGCCCACCATGGCTGCATCCCGGGACTCGCCAACCTGTCGGGCCGCGAGCAGATTCTCAAACATGTGTACACTGAGGAACCGTCGGTCGTCAATCCGGATGGAACGAAGCCGCTGGTGAAGGGCCACGTGCCAGAGGGTGACGTAACCCTGCCGGAATTCTACGACCGCGTGTCGCCGCTGAACCGAGTGGTCGATGTCGACTACTACCTGCCGGGATGCCCGCCCGCAGTGTCGGGCATTCTGAACGCAGTTACCGCGATTTTCGAAGGCAACCTTCCGGCCAAGGGCAGCATTCTCGGGCCGGCTAAGGCTCTGTGTGATGAGTGCGACCGGAACAAGCACGTGGCCAAGAAGATGCCGGACGTGAAGCGGATGTGGGAAGTTCAGGCCGACCCGGGCGTCTGTTTCCTTGAGCAGGGCATCGTGTGCATGGGGCCGGCGACCCGCGGCGGGTGCGGTCAGCGCTGCATCAATGGCAACTGGCCGTGCACCGGCTGCATGGGCCCGACGCCGGAAGTAGGGGACCAGGGCGGCAAGATGATTTCCGCGCTCAGTTCGGTCCTGAGGATTGACGACGAGAAGGACATCACGGGGCCGGAGACCGAGAAGCTACTGGCAAAGGTCAAGGACCCGGTCGGCACGTTCTATATGTATGGGCTGGCCGACGCGACCATCAGCGACCGGAGGCATAAGTGA
- a CDS encoding T9SS type A sorting domain-containing protein, with amino-acid sequence SDNGVTWAAATKLTDAETYSMRFPSVIDYAIKGDSTSDTMAVVYEEDSVAGFYVSTSGSPEGAASYNPAVVQKVPVYDLLHPGIAEQPSVAPVRLGAAASPNPFNGQTRISYSLPRAGDVSLVVYDVTGRPVQTLASGHRQAGHYATTWDAKSVAAGVYFYTLTNGNASLTRKLTLTR; translated from the coding sequence GAGCGACAACGGCGTTACCTGGGCAGCTGCGACCAAGCTGACTGATGCCGAGACCTATTCGATGCGATTCCCGTCGGTCATCGACTACGCGATCAAAGGGGACTCGACTTCGGATACGATGGCCGTTGTGTATGAGGAAGATTCTGTCGCAGGCTTCTACGTGTCGACGAGCGGGTCGCCAGAGGGAGCGGCGTCGTACAACCCAGCAGTGGTGCAGAAGGTGCCTGTGTATGACTTGCTCCACCCGGGAATTGCCGAGCAACCGAGTGTCGCGCCGGTGAGACTCGGTGCAGCGGCCAGCCCGAACCCGTTCAATGGGCAGACGCGGATATCCTATTCGCTGCCGCGGGCCGGTGATGTGTCGCTCGTTGTTTACGACGTCACCGGGCGTCCGGTCCAGACTCTGGCATCGGGACATCGACAGGCCGGGCACTATGCGACCACGTGGGATGCGAAGAGCGTTGCTGCCGGCGTGTACTTTTACACGCTGACCAACGGGAATGCTTCGCTAACCCGGAAACTGACACTCACTCGCTGA